The Podospora pseudocomata strain CBS 415.72m chromosome 3, whole genome shotgun sequence genome window below encodes:
- a CDS encoding hypothetical protein (COG:O; EggNog:ENOG503NTZ6; MEROPS:MER0182135): MLLTKAFAAALAAAGLLFQNAIAHSVQRRSLSYVTRIEDINIQTPSHRVHAHTSFDVTFHLHSKHQIVRLSLDPNTDLFSDDAAIQHVGADGTITKVEPLDRRAIRVFKGESWVKEDGSTEWKHVGWARISLIRDGKNPIFTGVFTISGNHHHVKTASSYRALAIEGDPEVDEEDDDYMVVWRDTDLSPEPGHVDLKRDLGSMETCASDDLLSNQGSNSLVYRAFNEPLTEGASINPRALFGRQDQIGGNGAGVNLAGSIGSTQGCPTTKRVALIGIATDCGYTSKFRNKEEVRANIIDIVNSASELYERTFNISLGIQNLTISDAQCPGTPPQTAPWNTPCSDSITITQRLSQFSEWRGRWEGDGNAYWTLLTSCGTDNAVGLAWLGAVCQRGATQQGNETTAAANVVVRTSTEWLVFAHETGHTFGAVHDCGQGSCSRGEDKQSQCCPLSSQSCDAQANFIMNPSTGSGITQFSPCSVGNICSFLGRSSQRASCLVSNRNLITITGQQCGNGIVEAGEDCDCGGEQSCAGNPCCDPKTCKFTTGSQCDFSNDECCTGQCRFAAQGSVCRASTGPCDPEERCSGTAAACPADESRPDGDSCGEPGAGLQCASGRCTSRDLQCKTMMGRLTTNNDTYSCSSSGCTLSCQSPEFGPNTCFSMRQYFLDGTPCEGGGKCFNGNCQGTQLGKQVLDWINDNKPIFIPVVIVVGLLFLMAVCSCLFSCCRKSSRSHRKIPKPVPPPYPYGNGMPAMRGPAPGQQGYHQPQQQGWEPMRSTPYRYA, from the exons ATGCTTCTTACCAAGGCCTTCGCGGCCGCCCTCGCAGCTGCAGGTCTACTGTTCCAAAATGCGATAG CGCACTCTGTACAACGAAGATCGCTGTCCTATGTAACGCGCATTGAGgacatcaacatccaaaCACCATCTCATCGGGTGCACGCCCATACCTCATTCGACGTCACATTCCACCTTCACAGCAAGCATCAAATTGTCCGTCTCTCATTGGACCCAAACACAGATCTCTTCAGTGATGACGCAGCGATCCAACATGTCGGTGCCGATGGTACAATCACCAAGGTCGAACCGCTCGACAGGCGAGCGATCCGTGTGTTCAAGGGAGAGAGTTGGGTCAAGGAGGACGGCTCGACCGAGTGGAAGCATGTGGGCTGGGCTCGAATCAGCTTGATCCGCGATGGGAAAAATCCCATCTTCACGGGCGTATTCACCATTTCAGGAAACCACCATCACGTCAAGACTGCCAGTTCGTATCGTGCGCTCGCGATCGAGGGCGACCCCGAagtcgacgaggaggatgacgactACATGGTTGTTTGGCGCGACACTGATCTCAGCCCTGAGCCTGGCCATGTCGATCTCAAGCGTGATCTGGGCAGCATGGAAACCTGCGCCTCTGATGACCTTCTTTCCAACCAGGGTTCCAACAGCCTTGTGTATCGGGCCTTTAACGAGCCTCTGACAGAAGGCGCATCTATCAACCCTCGGGCTCTGTTTGGGCGGCAGGATCAAATCGGTGGAAACGGTGCTGGTGTCAACTTGGCCGGGTCGATTGGTTCGACGCAGGGATGTCCGACTACAAAAAGGGTTGCCTTGATCGGTATCGCCACTGACTGCGGTTACACTTCCAAGTTTAGGAACAAGGAGGAAGTGCGAGCCAACATCATCGATATCGTGAACTCGGCCTCGGAGTTGTACGAGAGAACATTCAACATCTCACTGGGTATTCAGAACTTGACCATCAGCGATGCTCAGTGCCCAGGcacacccccccaaaccgcGCCCTGGAACACGCCCTGCAGCGACAGCATTACTATTACTCAGCGTCTGAGCCAGTTCTCAGAGTGGCGCGGCcgatgggaaggggatggCAATGCTTACTGGACGTTGTTGACGAGCTGCGGGACTGATAATGCCGTTGGCCTGGCTTGGTTGGGGGCTGTCTGCCAGCGTGGAGCCACGCAACAGGGGAACGAGACCACGGCTGCTGCCAATGTCGTTGTACGGACATCCACCGAATGGCTTGTCTTTGCCCACGAGACTGGACACACCTTTGGAGCTGTTCATGACTGCGGACAGGGTTCATGTTCCCGCGGCGAAGACAAGCAGTCACAGTGCTGCCCACTGTCGAGCCAGTCTTGCGATGCACAGGCCAACTTTATCATGAACCCTTCGACAGGCAGCGGCATCACGCAGTTTTCACCCTGCAGTGTAGGCAACATCTGCAGCTTCCTCGGGCGTAGCTCCCAGCGAGCCAGCTGTCTCGTCAGCAACAGgaacctcatcaccatcactgGCCAGCAGTGTGGAAACGGCAttgttgaagctggcgaGGACTGCGACTGCGGCGGGGAGCAGTCCTGCGCGGGCAACCCATGCTGCGACCCCAAGACTTGCAAGTTCACCACGGGCAGCCAGTGTGATTTCTCCAACGATGAATGCTGTACTGGCCAATGTCGTTTCGCGGCCCAAGGGAGCGTCTGTCGTGCTAGCACCGGTCCTTGCGATCCTGAGGAAAGGTGTTCAGGGACAGCAGCTGCTTGCCCAGCTGATGAGAGCCGTCCAGACGGAGATAGCTGCGGTGAACCTGGCGCTGGCCTGCAGTGTGCTTCTGGCCGCTGCACATCCCGCGACCTTCAGTGCAAGACGATGATGGGCCGTTTGACCACAAACAACGATACCTACTCATGCTCGAGCAGCGGCTGCACCTTGTCTTGCCAGTCCCCCGAGTTTGGGCCCAACACTTGCTTTTCCATGCGACAGTACTTCCTCGACGGCACCCCCTGCGAAGGTGGTGGCAAGTGCTTCAACGGTAACTGCCAGGGTACACAGCTCGGCAAGCAGGTTCTCGACTGGATCAACGACAACAAGCCAATCTTCATCCCGGTGGTTATCGTTGTCggtcttctcttcctcatgGCCGTCTGCAGCTGCCTGTTCAGCTGCTGCCGGAAGTCGAGCAGAAGCCACCGCAAGATTCCCAAGCCGGTACCGCCACCATACCCCTACGGCAACGGAATGCCCGCCATGCGTGGACCAGCACCGGGACAGCAAGGGTatcaccaaccacagcagcaagggTGGGAGCCAATGCGCTCGACGCCGTATCGTTATGCCTAA
- the ACS2 gene encoding acetyl-coenzyme A synthetase 2 (COG:I; EggNog:ENOG503NUTI) — protein MSGVQRIVSGRAEGNPQRWSWGLVSGDGLMAVSLRRCIGTSSGPAESWEVRKKKMPTPTPLPLNASPRAPPSQLPPFTHAPCPSRRVSFVSSSAIIQKRPLLPNIVRQSSSPNLPLICPISFPPSTTTTCSYRLLLSGLAGPLLLLLRRTFSRFAKAPKSSYPAITNTNTTIMGEQSPKAPVVAEAHAVDTFHPPQKMLDKHPSKPHLSSLEEYQKLYKESITEPKKFWGRLARELLTWSKDFQTVHSGSLAGGDNAWFLEGELNASYNCVDRHAFKDPNKVAVIYEADEPSDGRNVTYGELLRDVSKLAHVLTQMGVRKGDTVAIYLPMIPEAIVALLACSRIGAVHSVVFAGFSADSLRDRVIDGGSKVVITTDEGKRGGKLIGTKKIVDEALKQCPDVGHVLVYKRTGADIPMTEGRDFWWHEEVEKWPSYYPPVAVNSEDPLFLLYTSGSTGKPKGVMHTTGGYLLGAATTGKYVFDIHDGDRYFCGGDVGWITGHTYVVYAPLLLGVSTVVFEGTPAYPNFSRYWDIIEQHKVTQFYVAPTALRLLKRAGNQHVRNEMKHLRVLGSVGEPIAAEIWKWYFEVVGKEEAHIVDTYWQTETGSNVITPLAGVTPTKPGSASLPFFGIEPAIVDPVSGEEIHGNDVEGVLAFKQPWPSMARTVWGAHKRYMDTYLNVYKGYYFTGDGAGRDHEGFYWIRGRVDDVVNVSGHRLSTAEIEAALIEHASIAEAAVVGVADELTGQAVNAFVSIKNGAEVDDALRKDFILQVRRSIGPFAAPKAVFVVPDLPKTRSGKIMRRILRKILAGEEDQLGDISTLSDPSVVEKIINIVHEGKKK, from the exons ATGTCTGGTGTGCAGCGAATAGTCAGTGGTCGGGCGGAAGGAAATCCACAACGGTGGTCTTGGGGCTTGGTGTCTGGGGATGGGCTCATGGCCGTCTCTCTGCGTCGTTGTATCGGTACAAGCTCCGGTCCGGCAGAGAGCTGGGAAgtgagaaaaaagaaaatgcccacacccacacccctccccctgaaTGCCTCCCCTCGCGCTCCCCCATCCCAGCTTCCACCCTTCACCCATGCACCGTGTCCATCCAGGCGGGTATCCTTCGTCTCGTCTTCTGCCATAATACAAAAACGCCCgctcctccccaacattGTCCGTCAGTCCAGCTCACCCAATCTCCCACTCATCTGTCCCATCTCCTTTCCACCCTCTACCACCACTACTTGTTCCTACCGGCTGCTCCTGTCTGGCTTGGCTGGGCCATTACTACTACTGCTGCGACGAACATTCTCCCGCTTTGCTAAAGCACCAAAAAGTTCCtaccccgccatcaccaacaccaacaccaccatcatgggCGAGCAGTCTCCCAAGGCGCCAGTAGTGGCCGAGGCCCACGCTGTTGACACTTTCC ACCCTCCCCAGAAGATGCTTGACA AGCACCCGAGTAAACCTCACTTGAGCA GTCTCGAGGAATATCAGAAACTCTACAAGGAATCCATCACAGAACCCAAGAAGTTCTGGGGGAGGCTGGCGCGTGAGCTCCTGACCTGGTCCAAGGATTTCCAGACTGTCCACAGCGGCTCCCTCGCCGGGGGTGACAATGCCTGGTTCCTGGAGGGTGAGCTCAATGCGTCATACAACTGTGTCGATCGCCATGCCTTCAAGGACCCCAACAAGGTCGCCGTCATCTACGAAGCCGATGAGCCCTCGGACGGCCGGAACGTCACCTACGGCGAGCTCCTGCGCGATGTCTCCAAGCTCGCCCACGTGCTCACCCAGATGGGCGTGCGCAAGGGCGACACCGTGGCCATCTACCTGCCCATGATCCCGGAGGCTATCGTTGCCCTTCTTGCTTGCAGCAGAATCGGCGCCGTTCACTCGGTGGTCTTTGCCGGTTTCTCGGCCGACTCGCTTCGCGACCGTGTCATCGATGGCGGTTCCAAGGtggtcatcaccaccgacgaggGCAAGCGTGGTGGAAAGTTGATTGGGACAAAGAAGATTGTCGATGAGGCTCTCAAGCAGTGCCCTGATGTCGGCCACGTGCTTGTGTACAAGCGCACCGGCGCCGACATCCCCATGACCGAGGGTCGCGATTTCTGGTGGcacgaggaggttgagaagtGGCCCTCATACTACCCCCCCGTGGCCGTCAACTCGGAGgaccctctcttcctcctctacACCTCCGGCTCTACCGGCAAGCCCAAGGGTGTCATGCACACCACCGGCGGTTATCTCCTGggcgccgccaccaccggaaAGTATGTGTTCGACATTCACGATGGCGACAGGTACTTCTGCGGCGGTGATGTCGGCTGGATTACCGGTCATACCTATGTCGTCTACGCCCCACTCCTCCTGGGTGTGTCCACCGTCGTTTTCGAGGGTACACCCGCCTACCCCAACTTTTCCAGATACTGGGATATCATTGAGCAGCACAAGGTCACACAGTTCTATGTTGCTCCCACTGCCCTGCGTCTCCTGAAGCGCGCCGGCAACCAACATGTGCGCAACGAGATGAAGCACCTCAGAGTTCTTGGCTCCGTCGGTGAGCCAATCGCCGCCGAGATCTGGAAGTGGTActttgaggttgttggcaaggaggaggctcaTATTGTGGAC ACGTACTGGCAAACCGAGACCGGCTCCAACGTCATCACCCCTCTTGCTGGTGTTACTCCCACCAAGCCCGGCTCCGCCTCTCTTCCCTTCTTCGGCATCGAGCCTGCGATCGTCGACCCTGTCTCTGGCGAGGAGATCCATGGCAACGATGTCGAGGGTGTCCTTGCCTTCAAGCAACCCTGGCCAAGCATGGCTCGCACCGTCTGGGGCGCCCACAAGCGCTACATGGACACTTACCTGAACGTTTACAAGGGGTACTAC TTCACGGGCGATGGTGCCGGTCGCGATCACGAGGGCTTCTACTGGATCCGTGGCCGTGTTGATGACGTTGTCAACGTCAGCGGTCACCGTCTCAGCACGGCTGAGATCGAGGCCGCCCTCATTGAGCACGCCTCCATTGCCGAGGCGGCCGTCGTTGGGGTTGCCGACGAGCTCACCGGCCAGGCTGTCAACGCCTTTGTGTCCATCAAGAACGGCGCCGAAGTCGATGATGCCCTCCGCAAGGACTTCATCCTCCAGGTCCGCAGGAGTATTGGCCCCTTCGCGGCGCCCAAGGCCGTGTTTGTTGTCCCAGATCTTCCCAAGACCCGCAGCGGCAAGATCATGAGACGTATTCTCAGAAAGATTCTtgccggtgaggaggaccAGCTTGGCGACATCAGCACTCTCTCGGACCCATCTGTTGTTGAGAAGATCATCAACATTGTGCacgagggcaagaagaaatAA